From Aedes albopictus strain Foshan chromosome 1, AalbF5, whole genome shotgun sequence, one genomic window encodes:
- the LOC115260636 gene encoding mitochondrial protein C2orf69 homolog has translation MHALRCSDTATTGVGSAAGGTLTGGGSSSGGGGIAGGGGTSILQLSSQPSTQAPLQQQQQQQQSPQTSPQSQGSQQLPKGGPVRINGIKGYQNRTNHIIYCPPLLRTKDDCSAVVYFGGDVQDIPEKMETNRDNKNYIKWNLENTALLLRDSFPRAHIVVVRPMRMEYSTFSCFDNFVRGNNAGIPDHTPMHYSLQHLEELLINLTKKLTKPVLEPDLLHKLIAATNSSLCETGLDGSQDMEVDVLQSDLQSNTTDSASSSVAGTAASSADINDLLWWRESLNLDKANLALMGFSKGCVVLNQFIYEFHYYKTLTPDDSTMMRLVSRIKDMYWLDGGHGGGKNTWITSRSLLETLCRLGINVHVHVTPYQIQDDHRPWIRKEEKAFTDLLKRLGACFDRHLYPSEANSTNLFTHFEVLNRFRQYQINVFAQQHLQQQQQQQQQLTATNLSTTLDDSVQLQQQHQQLQSEIHPTEAGEPLVGGVEQMITGGADPDVEDDKMLTAAVEDDDEDDESGTK, from the exons ATGCATGCATTGCGGTGCAGCGATACGGCAACAACCGGTGTGGGATCTGCAGCTGGCGGTACCCTAACCGGTGGTGGGAGCAGTTCTGGAGGAGGCGGTATAGCAGGTGGAGGAGGGACATCAATCCTCCAGTTGTCCTCTCAACCCTCAACTCAGGCtccactgcagcagcagcagcagcagcagcagtcgccGCAAACATCACCCCAGTCGCAAGGTTCACAGCAATTGCCCAAAGGAGGCCCGGTGCGGATAAACGGTATCAAGGGGTACCAGAATAGAACGAACCATATCATCTACTGTCCGCCATTGTTGCGCACCAAGGATGATTGTTCGGCAGTTGTCTACTTCGGCGGAGATGTGCAG GATATCCCGGAAAAGATGGAAACCAATAGAGACAATAAAAACTACATCAAGTGGAATCTCGAAAACACGGCCTTGCTTCTGAGGGATTCCTTTCCGCGGGCCCACATCGTGGTGGTGCGTCCGATGCGCATGGAGTACAGCACGTTCAGTTGCTTCGACAATTTCGTACGGGGAAACAACGCCGGAATTCCGGATCACACTCCGATGCACTACTCGTTGCAACATttggaaga ATTACTAATTAATTTGACGAAAAAGCTGACGAAACCGGTTCTAGAACCAGATCTCCTGCATAAACTGATAGCGGCAACCAATTCTTCCTTGTGCGAAACCGGCCTGGACGGGAGCCAAGACATGGAAGTGGATGTTCTTCAG TCGGATCTCCAAAGTAATACGACAGACTCAGCTTCATCATCGGTAGCGGGCACCGCAGCTAGCAGTGCAGATATCAACGATTTGCTCTGGTGGCGTGAGAGTCTCAACCTGGACAAAGCTAATCTCGCCTTAATGGGTTTCAGCAAAGGATGCGTCGTCCTCAATCAATTCATCTACGAGTTTCATTACTATAAGACCCTCACCCCCGACGATAGCACAATGATGCGGCTGGTTTCTCGGATAAAGGACATGTACTGGCTGGACGGTGGCCACGGTGGTGGCAAGAATACCTGGATCACCTCGCGAAGTCTCCTGGAGACCCTCTGTCGGTTAGGAATCAACGTCCACGTGCACGTTACGCCATATCAGATCCAGGACGATCATCGTCCGTGGATTCGCAAGGAGGAGAAAGCTTTCACGGATTTGCTCAAACGGCTAGGGGCCTGTTTCGATCGTCACCTCTACCCGAGCGAAGCCAACTCCACAAATCTGTTTACTCACTTCGAGGTACTCAACCGCTTCCGGCAATACCAGATCAACGTTTTTGCACAACAACacctacaacaacagcagcaacaacagcaacagctaACGGCCACAAACTTGTCTACCACGTTGGACGACAGTGTCCAACTTCAACAGCAACATCAGCAATTGCAATCAGAAATCCATCCAACGGAAGCTGGAGAACCGCTTGTCGGTGGTGTGGAGCAAATGATTACCGGGGGTGCCGACCCGGACGTAGAGGACGACAAAATGTTGACTGCTGCCGTCGAAGACGACGATGAAGACGACGAAAGCGGTACCAAGTAA
- the LOC134285726 gene encoding uncharacterized protein LOC134285726, which yields MSLLSSSEQHQLPKTSPIYSFTPFLDEHGIIRMRGRIGNCEFATMDAKNRIILPKKHWVTKLLVSYYHVLYHHSNHETVINELRQVYRIPQLRVLYKSVRSGCQVCKNLKAIPNPPMMGDLPSARLAAFSRPFSFIGVDYFGPMYVTVGRRLEKRWGVLITCLTVRAIHVEIAHSLNADSCIMALRNFMARRGVPSRIFSDRGTNFVAANKELEAELKEMNQEHVIREIVSPHTEWEFLPPASPHMGGSWERLVRSVKTNLQKMKPQRNPSDESLRNTLIEIENTVNSRPLTFVPIDDPDAPVLTPNHFLLGSSSGLKPAAPLDDSSRSLRRAWRASQAEANLFWRRWLRSYLPELTKRSKWFNKVESISMNDVVVVVDPGLPRNCWPLGRVISIKTSKDNQVRTATVQTRSGIYERPATKLAVLDVRRDGPVSQEPGVPGGGGRGAVATPRSARLHTSQTNKGQLW from the coding sequence ATGAGTTTACTGTCCAGTTCTGAGCAGCATCAACTTCCCAAAACAAGTCCTATCTACTCGTTTACACCATTCCTAGATGAGCACGGAATAATTAGAATGCGGGGTAGAATAGGAAATTGCGAGTTTGCAACGATGGATGCTAAAAACCGCATAATTCTGCCCAAAAAACATTGGGTAACCAAATTACTCGTATCATACTATCACGTGCTGTATCATCATAGCAATCACGAAACGGTAATAAATGAACTGCGCCAGGTATACCGTATTCCTCAGCTAAGAGTGTTATACAAAAGCGTGAGATCTGGCTGCCAAGTATGTAAAAACCTAAAGGCTATTCCAAATCCTCCTATGATGGGTGATCTACCGAGTGCTAGGCTAGCGGCGTTCTCAAGGCCATTTTCGTTTATTGGCGTGGACTATTTCGGGCCAATGTATGTTACAGTTGGACGGAGACTTGAGAAAAGATGGGGTGTACTGATAACGTGCCTGACTGTGCGAGCTATTCACGTTGAGATTGCACATTCCCTAAATGCTGATTCGTGCATCATGGCCTTACGAAACTTTATGGCTAGACGTGGCGTACCGTCTCGAATCTTCAGCGACCGTGGTACTAACTTCGTTGCGGCTAATAAAGAACTTGAAGCAGAATTGAAGGAGATGAATCAAGAGCATGTTATTCGAGAAATTGTGAGTCCTCATACCGAGTGGGAGTTCCTGCCCCCTGCATCTCCACACATGGGTGGTAGCTGGGAACGGCTCGTCCGCTCGGTAAAAACGAACCTACAAAAGATGAAACCCCAACGTAATCCGTCCGATGAATCCTTGCGCAATACACTCATCGAAATAGAGAATACTGTAAACTCTAGACCATTAACGTTTGTGCCTATAGATGACCCTGATGCCCCAGTTCTGACTCCGAACCACTTTCTATTGGGGTCATCCAGCGGATTGAAACCTGCAGCACCCCTGGACGATAGTAGTCGTTCTCTGAGACGGGCATGGCGAGCCTCACAAGCAGAGGCGAATCTTTTTTGGCGTAGGTGGCTGCGAAGCTATCTTCCGGAGCTGACCAAAAGATCTAAGTGGTTCAATAAGGTCGAGTCGATTAGTATGAATGATGTCGTGGTGGTGGTGGATCCCGGACTTCCTCGGAACTGCTGGCCTCTCGGGCGTGTCATCTCCATCAAAACCAGCAAGGACAATCAAGTCAGAACAGCAACTGTCCAGACCAGAAGTGGAATCTACGAGCGTCCGGCCACGAAGTTAGCAGTACTTGATGTTCGACGCGATGGACCAGTAAGCCAGGAACCTGGCGTacccggggggggggggaggggggctgTTGCGACCCCTCGGTCGGCGCGTCTCCACACAAGTCAAACGAATAAGGGTCAGCTGTGGTAA